The Solanum pennellii chromosome 7, SPENNV200 DNA segment ATCTTTGGTGTAAAGAAGAGGGTATAGATGAGGTTGAACAGCCAGTAGACTTCTTAGACTATCTGTAATTATGATTACTTGCACTGTAATTTTTTTGATGGTTGACAGCATACCCACATTGCTGAAGAATATAACTTTACCTtgctcaaaaaaaaataaatcttgtgAGCCAAATAAATCTGCATAAAGTTTTTATAATCATTGTGATGAAGGTGCTTTagcttttttttctctctcattgGTCTTTTCGAGGGTGCTAAATGGTCATTTGTGTACATAGCCTTTTCTTAAAAGAAAGGTTATTTGTGGGCACGAAAGGCCCCTGAAACTATGCTAGTATGCTTGAGGGATTACTTGTTTTAAAATTGATTCATTACATTTTGAACATCTTACTGAAGCAGTAAATTTGTATCTCTTGTGCAGTGAGATGTGCTAGTGTGGAGAAGTGCATGATATTTATGCCGAGAGTTGATTTATGGGCCATGGAGACATCTGACCTAGTCTGTCAAGATGATGGTTCCTCTTTAGTAAACCCTGAATCATTAGGCAAGGACAAGGAAAGGAGCTTTAACCATAGTGCTGAGCAGGCTGGAGATGCTCTCAAAAGAGCCTCCTATCTGTGGAGCTCCTTTGTTGAGCAAGTGGAAAGTATATGCATGGCCACATCCGTGATGCTTCTGGTATGTGCCTTTTGTCCTTAAATTTGCCTTGGGCCCTTTATATCTTTCTGAATATTATGTTAAAGGAATACACCTTGATGTGGAAACAAGAAAGCCGCATGTGGCATACAATATGATTCTCttcaattttaattcttttaattagACAATCCTAGATTGTGCAATTACTTTACAACAAAAGAACTCAATCTTTTGCACCCCACGCCCTTTTCCTGTTTTCCTTAAACAGGCTACATCTGATGTACCATTGGAAGCACTCCCTATTAGAGTGAGGCAGTTCTTTAAAAGTCAGGCGTTGAACAACAGTATCCTATTTCCCTTGGAGGATTCAGTTTCTAGATTTTCTGAGCAGCTTGATagaaattttgatgaagaatgTCTGATTGATTCCTCAGCCGCTAAGTTGTCAAAAGATTTAGCTCAGCACTTCATTCAGCTGATTCATCGTACAAACCATGTCCACTTGCAGACATGCAATGATGAAGCTAGTGATAAATCTGAGGGTGATGCTGCCATAGAATGTCAGAGGTCAGATCTTAGATCAACCATTGAGCCTGTGAATAAACAATGTCCACTTCCTACTTCTGCAATAGCCAACAGTAGAAATGTAAAAGGGAAATCAAACTTGATGTTAGCAATTACCACATTTGGCTATCAAATTCTGCGATATCCTCATTTTGCTGAACTTTGCTGGTTTACATCCAAATTAAGAGAAGGTCCTTGTGTTGACATAAATGGACCTTTGAAGGGTTGGCCGTTCAATTCTTGTGTCATTCGTCCTGTTATCTCAATAGGAAATGTtacccttccactcaacaataATAAAGGCAAAGAGAAATACTGTATGGTGCGAGGCCTGATAGCCATTGGATTGTTGGCATACAGAGGCAAATATTCATCCGTCAGAGAAGTTTCTGCAGAGGTTCGAAAAGTTCTTGAGCTTCTGGTTGAACAGATCAATGATAAAATTCGGAATGGGAGGGATAGATATCAATTTGTTCGTCTTTTATCCCAAATAGCTTATCTCGATGACGTGGTTAATAGCTGGGTTTATTCGTTGCAGAGGTAAGTTTTGCTCTAGCTGTAGTTCATGTACAGTTTTCTTTGGTTTCTTATTGCCAGCCTTACATCTAATGTAAATGGCTTTACTTTCAGTTTAGGGGGAGAGACTCAACTTGCAGAGGCAAACACAAAGATTAGTTGTGCTGGTCTTCCAGAAAGCGCTGATGCTCCTGAGAATACACCTCTGAGGGAGGGAGGTTGCAAGCCAGAAGAATTTCTTGACAAAGCGGAGACGTTGGAAACATGTCATCCAGAACTAACTGCTGAAAATTGTACGCCTGCTAATCCTGAAGCATATGGTGTTTCTAATTTTCCAGATATTGGAGCTGTAGAACGTGAGCCTCCCCACTTGGTGGCTGTAAACCATTCTGTCCCTTCTAGGCAAGTTACTAGTTCTGTGCACAGTGTTCTTAATGATAATTCATGCATGCCAGATGATACTGACAAACATTTAGGAAATATTGGAGATTGTGTATTAAAGAGACAATCTAATGGGCTCATTCAAGAGGATGGTAGTAATCATTCCAGGGACGGGCGTGGCATTGATGAGCACTCTAGTTATACGTTGAGTTCCAACTCAAATGGCAGATTGTCCACTCCGAACAACCTTCAAATTGGAGATAGCAACCAAAAGTCTGTTGGCAATAGCTTAGGTCTTGAATGTTCAAATATATCTTCCAATGTTTCTATTGATTCTAGCATAGTGTGTTTATATCGGTGCTGTCCTCAGTGCCTGCTGAACCTTCAGCGCACCTTGAAAAAAATGCTTTCCTACGAGTGGGGACTTAAAAAGGCCGAGTTTATAGTGGAGGATGCTTATGACTTTCTGGCCTCGTTAGCTGCAAATCTTCATTCAGCTTTGAGGGTATGGTTGTTGGCTGATGATTCAACTTCGTTTGATGAGAAGCGAGTACAAGAAAGGTACGGTGAATCATCTGAATGCAAGAAAACTAACTTTTGTGAATGTAGAAACTTAGAGAACAGGTTAATCAAGCTGATAGAATGCAACTGCCATTTGAAAAGCAGTGACCAAACTGAGAAATGCAAATCTTCTCAGAATTTGTCTCAGGAGTTTATATTTAGAGATGGTGTACTGACCAATTTAGATGAGAAGGATGTCTCTACTCATTGTAAATTTGAGACTTTGTGCCTTTGTTCTCTTGTAGACTGGAtagaaatgagaaaaaaaaacacttgatttattttattggCGTATGccggaatttttttttgttaattgcAATGTAATAGTGGAAGTTGAACTCCGAGAtgtaaaaatcaaaattttggcTTTCTATttcagtttaatttttttttaatcttcaacGTTCACAGTGGCTCGACTCTTTGTTGCGTCTATTTTCTGTTTCTATAACTGCTGATGCAATTGAGGTGCTGGATGCGTTGTTGTTAACTTATAGTTCACCCAAGTTTCTGAACTAATTGTTGTTGAGCTTTGAGAGGCTCTATTTTTGGGAGCTGTAATCCTTCCATCTCAATCTAACATCGTATATTTATTTTGGAACGTCTCAAATTTACCTGCTATCTTTTCACCAACACAATTATCGAGTAGGTCACATTGTCATgagagaaaaatttaaaattgtccATTTGCAATTTATACAAGTATGCACAAGTTGGTCATTTTCaaggaatttcaaaatattcatgTCCCCTTCTTGGGAAAGAGAATCAAAATAACTTCCAAAAGATTAAAACAAGGCTTTCTTTTTCCACAGAAAACATAAGCTGTTCATGAGTAGAACCCTGAATATTTAGATATCTAGATTCAAGAGGGTCCATCAGGGCCTCAAAACCCTCAattatcttcatcttcatcttcatccaGCGCAGTAAAATCTTCTATCCCATCAGGTCTAGCATTTTGCTTATTCATAGAGCGGACTTCATCAATTTCTATAAGTAAGAAAGGGTCACATAACACCCTCTGCGCCTTCAGAATTTTCGGACAACCTGAAAGAACAGAAAATTAACTTGCATTTAGTTATTGAATGAATAGGAACCCAGTTTTGTTAGGAAAAACACAACTACCTGCAACGGGACATTGGCCACGTGTGCTTTTGGACTTCTTCATGTACTGCATGATAGCCTTCTTATCGTATATATGCTTGCAGTCCATGCTGCAAGgaacaaaatatgaaaaccATATATTTAAAGGAACATGCGGAAAGGAAATTTCTAAGACAAATTTTAATCAGCCTGTACATACAGAATTACTGGGTAAAAAGTAGAAAACTAAGAAtgtgaccaaaaaaaaaagaaaaagaagaggaggTGTGCAAAACTCTGAGATGGGGAGAAGAGGAAATATAAGGAAACATTCCCGCACTCTTAACAGAATTGATGTGCCTTAATTACCGATGTGCATTACAACTTAATAACTGAAAGAAACTATAATAAAACCAATTGTTGGGGTCAACAGTTCAATTGAGAGTTAGTTACAATATAGTGATAAAAAGCCTCATTTGAGACAGAAGGAGTGTAGTGGTGTACTGGATTGAGGTTATAGCATCTGAACCAAGAATACACAGAGCAATGAACCTTAGTGGCAAGTGGGAGAATAgatcatatcaaatatatatatgcaaatGTAAATCACTTACATGGGTAACTATCTACAAATGCTCATGTCTAAAGCACCCTCTCCAATGGAAACCTAGATATGTatgaaattgaagaaagatATTCACTATACCTACGAACTGGTTCAACAAGTTCAATAACGGGCTTTCCACTTAATGGGCAAGTCACATTCAGAAGGTTGCACTGTGTACTGGTCATTACAATGTCCTCCTGCTCGTCACCTGGCATTGGCTGTCCTTCGTGATGAACATGCTGCAGAAGAAAAAAAGAGCTCAATTACCCATAGGAGGTTACTCAACAGAGCCCCTAAATAATATAACGGacaaattaaatttagaataaaaattaatcaaaactaTAAATGGAGATTCTAAATGGAAATAGTCATCCAGTGGACATAGTTAAATGGAGAAAGCACATGGTAGCATTAAAGAGGAAAACGCCTCCCCTTTTGCTTGGACCATCCCTctcttctttattattattttttctttcatcttctttaccgctcttttctctttttcgcttttctttgttgtttttttcaGCACAGGAGGGTTGAGTTATCTTCTCAGTGCTCTTGATCAATACAACTAAGATTGCTTTTCTTCCAAACAAGAATGCAAAAAGTTGTACAACTAACAAGAAAAACATACCCAGACGGCTTCCCGGAATTTTCTCAACAAAGACTGGTTCTGAGTGTGAGACGATGATCTAGCCTTTGATTTTGCAATTTCTTCGTCAAACTTCTTCTTAAAATTCGTTGGCTGCACGCATATAATTGAAATCTTAACAGTCCAAGCTGAGCAGCAGAAGaccaatatatataattaaaacgAAAGGTCACCTCTGGCCCAGGCTCTAATGTATCACCTATAGACTGAATTGCCTCAGATAGATGCATGCACTCATCGGATGCTGCCAACAACTGAACAACACCATCTTCAAGATCTTTTACCTGCAACAGAATAAGCCAAACTCATTTACATTCCATCAAGAAAGAAATTGTATGGTTCCTGATAATATTGAACAATATTTGGATCAGTTTTTAACTGGTTAACATCAACAATTTAACAGGATAACACATCGTCTGCTAGCTACCAACATATAATTCACCTAAACATTTTGAGGAAACTAACCTTATGTGTTCTATCATCAGTCATTACATTCTGATAGGTGGAATCGAGTACTATCAAGCcagtttattcttcaattagtCAGGATATTTATAACCTTCAAATAGCTTCATTGAACCGGTATTTTGTTCAATTTCTGACTAGAGGTTCAGTTCCTATTGCAGATTACACTGGTACCAAAAGTCAAAAGAAACACAATGGACTATGTACATGATTATTCTAACAAAGCTTCAAAATTGGGTAGTATTTCTAGAAATTTACCCCCTCGTCCATAAAGAATGTGTAAGCACCTCAAATTTTTGGTGTGAATTCAAACATACATTTCTTAacttctttaaaattatattagtaaAAAACACTACATAGAGACTATTATGAACTATGCAGTCAAAAGAAATATTGCATCAACTCCCCAATAGCAATATTACCATTTCTTCTGAAGAAAAGCTTGTCTACTACATTATTTTGAAAAGCTTTTTGTGAACCTAAACTTGGTTATTTGACAAGCACATCAAGTTAAAGCAAAACAGTTTGGAATTGGGACGGACAGAAGAAGATAAAGTACAAATTACCAAAACCACTATTCCCTCTATCCCAATTTATGAGACACTTTTCCTTTTAGTCCATCCGAAAAAGAATGTCACCTTTctataataaaaaacaatttaacttAACCCTTCGTGATTGATTCATAGTCACACTAATGGTCAACGAGTATTTTAAaccacaaatttcaaaagtctAAGTCAAAACcgtataaattgaaacaaagggAGCACAAACTGAGATAATTATAAGCATTCAAACTAACcaatgtaaaagtaaaaaattaaggTGAGATTCAAGTTCAATACTACATATATTGCTCACATAGCACTgattacaaaagaaatatttaagaacaaaaagaaTTGAACATATAGCTAGGGTTTATCATGAAGTACCATTTGGgttctctcatctctctccaaGTGGACCGCAATATCTTTCATCATAGTCACAGACTTCCTAATTTCCTGCAATAGAAAACGAAAGCAATCCGATTCAGAacgaaaaaaattgaaatttaaagtttaatttcAGAAGTTGCGAGAACAAGCATGATACAAGGATGAGGGATTGACTGTCGGAGTACAGCGCCGATGTATGAGATCTGATCCTTCCGGCAGCTACGCCGCTGCCTGCGCCGGACGTCGACGCCATTCTGAGTATCTTACGGCGTCGTTTGAACTCAAACACTAGCTtttatttgttccttttttttcttctgaaatTTGGAGGGAAAAGTGACCTTTTTGTAGTAGAAGCGCGAGGGCAGAAagcaattttataaaaatacatatttaggcATAAACTTTGCATATGCTACAATGAGGCCCTGAGAGTTCCATTTATGATGTTTCATCCCTCAAATCATCATTTATGACGTGCGAATAAAATTTCACATTAAAagttaataagaaaaacatacatataaaatatggAGCTATTCTTAGTTTTGGTAAGGTCTATTGAGAAAATTTAGTAGACTTGAGAATATATaatgagaatatttttggattgatttaactcattcattaatatcaaagttaataattcattaagaCAATTAGATGATGGAACGATGACGTACGTGGGTTCCTTTCCCCGTCTACAAGGCCGGTTTgttatatatttctttgtagTTTTGATACAAGATGCACATACAATAAAAGGCTAGTATGTGTACATCATAAACATTCAGATGATGTCGACGTTACATAATATTTCTGGATTAACCTAAGATCATCGTATTGATGCCTcatgtaaaattttatttgaaagataattattaattatactaagaaagtattaaaaaaaaaaggatcattGTACAATTGAGAATATGAGATCTTTTCTCATTAAATTTCCCACAATTGTTATTGATTTCACCAAGTTGAACAACATTTATTGGACATACCTATCATAGCATAAAGTTCATCAAATTGCAAATTACTATAATTAACCTCATCATTAGGTACCCATGTAGTAGTACTATAGCTAATCAAATCTTCACAACATGTAGACAATGTGAATTCCCTAATTTGCCCTTGTGCACCTGACTTCAGTCCAATTAACATTTCATTTGCTTTTTCCAACTCTCCTTGAagaattttagtttctttttcaaGTTGCATTTTCTCAGATAATGCATtctcaagcttgagttgaaGGGCATTGTAGTCATTTTCCATGCTCTGATTTTTCCATCGCGCTCTCCTATTTTGGTACCAAATTGAAATTTGTCGCGGTGGAACCCCTAGTTCTCTTGATAATTGGAGTTTTTTCTCTAAGTCGAGTTTTTTAGTTGAATCGAAACTCGCCTCTAAAAGCTTAACCTGTTCTTGATTTAGcctttttttgttgtgttttgagtatTTTTGCAAGTTTTGGGAATTGAAGGAACTATTCATTTTGGAAAAATAGTGGAGCTAGCTATATAGGAAGAGTGTATATGGGACTTTGAAATGAAATGATTATGGTTTTCTATTGTTGGCATTTATATAGGAGATAGATGTGAGATATATAAATTTGTGTTATATTAAAACAGGTCAAATCAACAAACTAATCCTAATAAGTTATTCTAAAgtttatttggatcaaaaatCGATTAAATCAAAATAGTTAATTAATGTGTCATCATTCAATTTGCTCAACTTGTGCCCCCCCCCCCCCNNNNNNNNNNNNNNNNNNNNNNNNNNNNNNNNNNNNNNNNNNNNNNNNNNNNNNNNNNNNNNNNNNNNNNNNNNNNNNNNNNNNNNNNNNNNNNNNNNNNNNNNNNNNNNNNNNNNNNNNNNNNNNNNNNNNNNNNNNNNNNNNNNNNNNNNNNNNNNNNNNNNNNNNNNNNNNNNNNNNNNNNNNNNNNNNNNNNNNNNNNNNNNNNNNNNNNNNNNNNNNNNNNNNNNtgccccccccccccaaccacacacacacactgaaaaatgtaatttttttaatcaacaaATGTTCTAAGAGATTctttagtattttaattttctagtagTGCAGctttcttaaattatttgtgaaagttaacattacataaatttcaacatataaataGTTGATTTTGTATCGAATTCAACTCGTTAGgtcaaatcaatatatagtttGATGAGACGTTTCAATTTCAATTCATTAAATCAGATCAATAAATATGTTATAATTAATCTTTATCTCAAAAAGGAAGTTACTAATAATGAACCAATTTTGTCACgattaatatatatagaatatgcAAAGTCTTCACTATAACATGTAATCAACTCTTAAGCCTGATGCATGATTAGAGGTTTACAAAAATTTTAGGGATCGAAATTGTTGTaacaatatcaaattttggaCATGACCTATTACCCTCTTACACTTTTCAATAGtgtatttaaaagatatataagtATTCACGTGGAcaaattactatttataatgatacaatatttatgatgtctaTGTGAGcacttatatatctttaaaatacactattaaatagtatagAAATAGATCCTAGCTAAAGTTTGAGATTGTTACAATAATTTCAGTCAAAGTTCGTATATTTCGAAcctattttctaaaattttgtaatgatttcaaattaatatataataataattaaatatacattcaagataaatataaatgatcAATCTAAACAAAAG contains these protein-coding regions:
- the LOC107024476 gene encoding E3 SUMO-protein ligase MMS21, giving the protein MASTSGAGSGVAAGRIRSHTSALYSDSQSLILEIRKSVTMMKDIAVHLERDERTQMVKDLEDGVVQLLAASDECMHLSEAIQSIGDTLEPGPEPTNFKKKFDEEIAKSKARSSSHTQNQSLLRKFREAVWHVHHEGQPMPGDEQEDIVMTSTQCNLLNVTCPLSGKPVIELVEPVRSMDCKHIYDKKAIMQYMKKSKSTRGQCPVAGCPKILKAQRVLCDPFLLIEIDEVRSMNKQNARPDGIEDFTALDEDEDEDN